One genomic segment of Pseudoalteromonas sp. GCY includes these proteins:
- a CDS encoding BPSS1780 family membrane protein: MSTPIRTFKASMGVQWLKAGWAIFKTQPLTFMLMYIFMAVVSLLPLFAPIFHIIAALSGPFLSAGFYLAVINKQINKPIKLADIFEPFAAKGRRLHLFRVGIYQMAGALLLTMVAGVLFSDVATALESVGPNTEPNELIGLIASNISFAEVALFVIAQSVIMMAFAFVVPQVFFQGEKRIFHAMKCSLAAFYHNMAALSIYGLVVAALIVASIPLSMIPAIIIMPVAMIGFFVSFQAMFMPIIVEKKENDENANISQSDSGRFDA; the protein is encoded by the coding sequence ATGTCGACACCAATTAGAACATTCAAAGCAAGCATGGGCGTGCAGTGGCTAAAAGCCGGGTGGGCAATTTTCAAAACCCAGCCTTTGACTTTCATGCTGATGTACATTTTCATGGCGGTAGTAAGCTTATTACCCCTGTTCGCACCTATTTTTCATATTATCGCTGCCTTGTCTGGTCCTTTCTTAAGCGCTGGTTTCTACCTTGCAGTTATCAATAAACAGATCAATAAACCGATAAAGTTGGCTGACATTTTTGAGCCTTTTGCAGCAAAAGGTCGCCGATTACACTTGTTCCGAGTTGGTATTTATCAAATGGCAGGTGCACTGTTGCTGACTATGGTTGCCGGTGTGCTATTTAGTGATGTGGCGACTGCGCTCGAGAGTGTTGGCCCAAACACCGAACCGAATGAACTTATCGGGCTTATTGCGAGCAATATTAGTTTTGCCGAAGTCGCTCTATTTGTGATTGCACAATCGGTCATTATGATGGCCTTTGCTTTTGTTGTGCCACAGGTCTTTTTCCAAGGTGAAAAACGCATTTTTCACGCGATGAAGTGCTCGCTTGCCGCTTTTTATCATAATATGGCTGCGCTGAGTATATACGGCTTAGTCGTCGCAGCGCTTATCGTCGCGTCTATACCGCTGTCGATGATCCCGGCGATTATTATCATGCCGGTCGCCATGATTGGCTTTTTTGTTTCTTTTCAGGCGATGTTTATGCCAATTATCGTTGAAAAGAAGGAAAATGATGAAAATGCTAACATCTCTCAGTCTGACTCAGGACGCTTTGACGCCTGA
- a CDS encoding GTP cyclohydrolase II, whose translation MAEVRARVGLNVGQHSNIPAEIVSFSGLKDGQEHVALVFNSADSQQQIPLIRMHSECLTGDVFHSSRCDCGEQLNECIEAMHKQGGILLYLRQEGRGIGLYNKIDAYVLQSQGMNTYEANNHLGFEDDLRDFSDAVLMLQALGLNHVKLMTNNPRKLKALRNAGITVDEVVGTQAHVKAGVSGNEQYLKTKIQHGAHMLDIKKISKAD comes from the coding sequence GTGGCAGAAGTAAGAGCGAGAGTCGGGCTGAATGTAGGGCAGCATAGTAATATCCCTGCAGAAATAGTTTCTTTTTCAGGGCTAAAAGATGGCCAAGAACATGTTGCGCTGGTATTTAATAGCGCAGACAGTCAGCAGCAAATTCCCCTAATTCGTATGCACTCTGAGTGCTTAACCGGCGATGTCTTTCATTCTTCTCGTTGTGATTGTGGCGAACAGTTAAATGAATGTATCGAGGCGATGCATAAGCAAGGCGGCATTTTGTTATATTTGCGCCAAGAAGGTCGTGGCATTGGCCTGTACAATAAAATCGATGCTTATGTATTGCAATCGCAAGGGATGAACACCTACGAGGCAAACAACCACCTCGGCTTTGAAGATGACTTAAGAGATTTCTCTGATGCTGTGTTGATGCTTCAAGCGCTCGGATTAAACCACGTTAAGTTAATGACGAACAACCCAAGAAAGCTAAAGGCGTTGAGAAATGCAGGTATTACCGTCGATGAGGTAGTTGGCACTCAGGCGCATGTTAAGGCTGGGGTTTCTGGTAATGAACAGTATCTAAAAACGAAGATCCAACACGGTGCCCACATGCTGGATATCAAAAAGATATCAAAAGCTGATTAG
- a CDS encoding aspartate kinase: MALIVQKFGGTSVGSVERIEAVAEHVIKTQQQGHQVVVVLSAMSGETNRLISLAQQIDARPSSRELDVLITTGEQVSIALLAMAIIKRGHSAVSLLADQVGIKTDNMFSKARITEIDTTRLKQELEHNRITIIAGFQGRDGEGNITTLGRGGTDTSAVEIAGALQADECQIYTDVDGVYTTDPRIEPNARRLSHITFPEMLELASVGAKVLQIRSVEAAGRYNVPLRVLSSFSPDNGTLISYEEGKMKNTKVVSGVASVKDEALILVRNVDAKPSNLANILSLLGEHNIEVDMINHLNHSEKKIDYAFTVHTNDCILAEEVLAQHAQNLGGATVEVNANVAKISAVGIGMKSHSGVAGLFFMALAEENIHTLLVSTSEIKISALVEEKYLELAVRALHAKFELESTE; this comes from the coding sequence GTGGCGCTGATTGTACAAAAGTTTGGTGGCACCTCGGTAGGTTCAGTAGAGCGTATTGAGGCGGTTGCCGAACACGTTATCAAAACACAACAACAAGGCCACCAAGTGGTGGTCGTGTTGTCTGCAATGTCAGGCGAGACGAACCGTCTTATTTCCCTTGCCCAACAAATTGATGCACGTCCAAGTTCTCGTGAGCTAGATGTGTTGATCACCACAGGCGAACAAGTTTCTATCGCGTTATTGGCGATGGCCATCATTAAGCGTGGGCATTCTGCCGTGAGCTTGCTTGCTGATCAGGTTGGTATTAAAACCGATAACATGTTCTCTAAAGCGCGGATCACAGAAATAGACACGACCCGCTTAAAGCAAGAGCTTGAGCATAATCGGATAACCATTATTGCCGGATTTCAAGGGCGTGATGGGGAAGGTAACATCACCACGCTGGGGCGCGGTGGTACAGATACCTCAGCAGTTGAAATCGCCGGGGCTTTGCAAGCAGACGAATGTCAGATATATACTGATGTCGACGGTGTTTACACTACCGATCCGCGAATAGAACCAAATGCAAGGCGTCTATCACATATTACTTTTCCTGAGATGTTGGAGCTGGCAAGTGTTGGCGCTAAAGTCTTGCAGATCCGTTCGGTTGAAGCGGCTGGTCGATATAATGTACCGCTGCGTGTACTTTCTTCGTTTTCTCCTGATAACGGCACCTTAATTAGCTATGAGGAAGGTAAGATGAAAAACACTAAAGTGGTCTCTGGGGTAGCGAGTGTTAAAGACGAAGCGCTTATCTTAGTTAGGAATGTAGATGCAAAACCTAGTAATCTTGCCAATATACTTTCTCTTCTTGGTGAGCATAATATTGAAGTCGATATGATTAACCATTTGAACCACAGTGAGAAAAAAATAGACTATGCTTTTACTGTGCACACAAATGATTGTATTCTGGCGGAAGAAGTTTTAGCGCAACATGCACAAAATTTAGGTGGCGCAACGGTAGAGGTTAATGCTAACGTGGCAAAAATCTCAGCGGTTGGCATCGGGATGAAATCTCATTCAGGTGTTGCTGGTCTCTTTTTTATGGCATTGGCCGAAGAAAATATTCACACTCTATTAGTATCTACATCAGAGATAAAAATCTCGGCACTAGTAGAAGAAAAATATTTAGAGCTAGCTGTACGGGCTTTACATGCCAAATTCGAATTGGAAAGTACTGAGTAA
- a CDS encoding DUF3087 domain-containing protein codes for MKLVEINKARYRKHLNQVIIACVVALTIGSLGIAQLLIQLFPDVDGSHFHWNLTGVVVTCIVIGLVLKKHKAHPFMTEVSYVWDLKQSLNKITRKMAKLKQAAQQGDVDAMTAIQYSYAGSRQLWQLDDNTITMDDLAMWQAELDSLASKYQVEIKAENYKETILKQY; via the coding sequence ATGAAGTTAGTTGAGATCAACAAGGCGCGTTATCGCAAACATTTAAATCAAGTTATTATTGCTTGCGTTGTGGCGCTAACCATCGGTAGTTTAGGGATTGCTCAGTTATTGATCCAATTATTTCCTGATGTAGATGGTAGCCATTTTCATTGGAATTTAACCGGTGTAGTAGTGACCTGCATCGTCATTGGGCTCGTGCTCAAAAAGCATAAAGCGCATCCCTTTATGACCGAAGTAAGTTATGTGTGGGACTTAAAACAATCATTGAACAAAATCACCCGTAAAATGGCGAAGTTAAAACAGGCTGCGCAGCAGGGGGATGTGGACGCGATGACGGCGATTCAGTATAGCTATGCGGGATCTCGTCAGCTATGGCAATTGGATGACAATACCATAACGATGGATGATTTGGCGATGTGGCAAGCAGAGCTGGATTCACTGGCTAGCAAGTATCAAGTTGAAATAAAAGCAGAAAACTATAAAGAAACGATATTGAAACAGTACTAA
- a CDS encoding DUF3413 domain-containing protein, whose amino-acid sequence MLLRHRFHQFGWLVLINSLCSILITINVVNTNPADYQGLTLFYVSVSTWSHMALLTALVSIVAMPLVWLQSNKVRSVCFALFYALFFVALIANSLCFELYKFHINGVIVDMLLAGQVIEFSPIAWAQAIAIFVMIFVFQFYLSTWLSKPRAVMQLRFGRKFTSVTIIALLASNTIHAWASATVYQPITGFSKYLPLYKPATANSFLRRYDLLDEAALAQQKSMSLTQGQFNYPLQPIEVEPVKKPLDIVFVVLDSWRYDAFTAQVTPNIWRFSQQGVVFNQHFSTGNSTRTGITGLFYGLPGTAWQDIYNNRITPLLMDRMRELDYQFGIFSSAQLVRPEFNETVFANIIGLKTHTEGDDVLARDEQITKNWAKWYANKDPNQPSFSFLFYDAIHGYAVPEGYHAGFEPMHGPINHMLLDNDYDREPILNRYLTSTHFVDSLAASVLAQLDIENTLVIITSDHGEELNDNKLNYWGHNSNFTEPQIKVPFIVVGPKSEKWQHWQASNVVTSHLDLAPTLMNEYLGVKNTPEDYSTGYNLTGPVKERNWLLLSSYNKYAIVSKQQIVEVSPMGTYETLDETNKPSEQKPNFEYIQEAMQQISHFQ is encoded by the coding sequence GTGCTATTGCGTCATCGATTTCACCAGTTCGGCTGGTTGGTTCTTATCAATTCTCTTTGCTCAATCTTGATTACCATAAACGTTGTAAATACCAACCCAGCCGATTATCAAGGACTGACATTATTTTACGTTTCCGTATCAACGTGGAGCCATATGGCTTTACTCACAGCGTTAGTGAGTATTGTCGCTATGCCTTTAGTATGGTTACAGTCAAATAAAGTGAGATCCGTATGCTTTGCTTTATTTTATGCATTGTTTTTCGTAGCACTTATTGCAAATAGCTTGTGCTTTGAGCTATACAAGTTTCATATTAACGGTGTTATTGTCGATATGCTGCTTGCAGGCCAAGTTATTGAGTTCTCGCCAATTGCGTGGGCTCAAGCGATAGCCATTTTTGTTATGATATTTGTTTTCCAGTTTTACCTGTCAACGTGGTTAAGTAAGCCCCGAGCCGTAATGCAGCTGCGCTTTGGTCGAAAGTTTACCAGCGTAACCATTATTGCGCTGTTGGCGAGCAATACTATTCATGCTTGGGCAAGTGCGACGGTATATCAACCGATCACAGGTTTCAGTAAGTACTTACCCCTCTACAAACCCGCAACAGCAAACTCCTTTTTGCGTAGATATGATTTGCTAGATGAAGCTGCATTGGCGCAGCAGAAATCCATGTCTTTAACACAAGGACAATTTAACTATCCTTTACAACCTATTGAAGTAGAGCCAGTTAAGAAGCCTCTTGATATTGTTTTTGTGGTACTGGATTCATGGCGGTATGATGCCTTTACAGCACAAGTTACTCCCAATATTTGGCGATTCTCGCAACAGGGAGTGGTCTTTAATCAACACTTCTCTACTGGAAATTCTACACGTACAGGGATAACCGGGTTATTTTATGGCTTGCCTGGCACTGCTTGGCAGGACATTTACAACAATCGTATTACACCGTTATTGATGGACAGAATGCGGGAGTTGGACTACCAATTTGGAATATTTTCTTCTGCTCAGCTTGTTCGCCCTGAGTTCAATGAAACAGTCTTTGCCAACATTATAGGCTTGAAAACACATACTGAAGGTGATGACGTTTTAGCTAGGGATGAGCAGATCACCAAAAACTGGGCTAAATGGTATGCTAATAAAGATCCAAACCAGCCGTCTTTCAGTTTTCTCTTTTATGATGCAATCCATGGCTACGCAGTTCCTGAGGGTTACCATGCCGGGTTTGAGCCAATGCACGGTCCCATTAACCATATGTTATTGGACAACGATTATGATAGAGAACCAATTTTAAATCGTTATCTTACCAGTACACATTTTGTAGATAGTCTTGCTGCATCGGTATTAGCGCAGCTTGATATAGAAAATACACTGGTGATTATCACGTCAGATCATGGTGAAGAGCTTAATGACAACAAGCTTAATTACTGGGGACATAATAGTAATTTTACTGAGCCGCAGATAAAGGTGCCATTTATTGTTGTTGGACCAAAAAGTGAAAAGTGGCAGCATTGGCAAGCCTCAAATGTGGTAACCAGTCACTTAGATCTGGCTCCGACGTTGATGAATGAGTACTTAGGGGTTAAAAACACGCCTGAAGATTATAGTACTGGTTATAACTTAACCGGACCAGTTAAAGAGAGAAATTGGCTGTTACTCAGTAGCTACAACAAATATGCGATTGTGAGTAAGCAGCAAATTGTAGAAGTCTCGCCCATGGGAACTTATGAGACGCTCGATGAAACTAACAAGCCATCTGAGCAAAAGCCAAACTTTGAATATATTCAAGAGGCAATGCAGCAGATCAGCCACTTTCAGTAG
- a CDS encoding energy transducer TonB yields MTTLATLQQPNSAIPKLALSLVGAVIVTFATFGFMQNLVSQELTRPIVDIEVFDLTIATDREDSPVEEKRVMPEPPKPITAPTRPTENIVDTGDNLQISSETPNLDLGKFTNTMTLQFSSDGQATPLVRSNPNYPPAAARDGVEGWVEMEFAISPQGEVINVKVTNAEPKRVFDQAAVRALRKWKYRPLIVDGKPQPQYAQRVVLEFTLEQ; encoded by the coding sequence ATGACGACATTAGCCACTCTTCAACAGCCTAATTCAGCAATTCCAAAACTCGCACTATCGCTTGTTGGCGCAGTTATTGTTACTTTTGCCACCTTTGGCTTTATGCAAAACTTGGTTTCTCAAGAACTCACTCGCCCCATTGTCGACATAGAAGTATTTGATCTTACTATTGCAACGGATAGAGAGGACTCTCCAGTCGAAGAAAAAAGGGTAATGCCAGAACCACCAAAACCAATAACGGCCCCGACTAGACCTACTGAAAATATCGTTGATACAGGAGATAATCTACAAATTAGTAGCGAGACACCTAACTTAGATTTAGGTAAGTTTACTAACACAATGACGCTGCAATTCTCCAGCGATGGGCAAGCGACTCCGCTTGTTAGAAGCAACCCTAACTATCCGCCCGCGGCTGCTAGAGATGGAGTGGAAGGCTGGGTAGAAATGGAATTTGCCATTTCTCCACAAGGCGAAGTGATTAATGTTAAAGTGACGAATGCGGAACCTAAAAGAGTATTTGATCAGGCTGCTGTCAGAGCACTAAGAAAATGGAAATATAGACCACTTATTGTTGATGGAAAGCCGCAGCCGCAATACGCTCAGCGCGTTGTATTAGAGTTTACATTAGAACAGTAA
- the alaS gene encoding alanine--tRNA ligase, which translates to MQHMTTAKIRQSFLDFFAKQQHQVVPSSSLIPGNDATLLFTNAGMVQFKDAFLGAEKRPYTRATSSQRCVRAGGKHNDLENVGYTARHHTFFEMLGNFSFGDYFKTDAIKFAWGFLTDVIKLPKEKLLVTVYHEDDEAFDIWSKQVGVPEDRIIRIATADNFWSMGDTGPCGPCSEIFYDHGEHIWGGPPGSPEEDGDRFIEIWNLVFMQYNRHADGTMEPLPMQSVDTGMGLERISAIMQGVHSNYEIDLFQALIKAAAKVTDAQDLEDKSLRVVADHIRSCAFLIADGVMPSNEGRGYVLRRIIRRAVRHGNKLGAKGAFFYKLVAALAEQMGEAYPELVKQQAIIEKVLRIEEDQFGKTLDRGLTILEESLAGIEGDVIPGDLVFKLYDTYGFPADLTADVARERFMTIDERGFQACMEEQRKKAQAAGKFGADYNERLKSDKSTDFKGYDAEHYTGTVVEIFKEGQHTNTLEDGEQGVVILDRTPFYAESGGQVGDTGVLKVANGEFVVTDTQKLGNAFAHHGHVVGRIGVNDKADARIDAERRERVKKNHTATHLVHKALRDLLGDHVTQKGSLVLPDRLRFDFSHFEGVTKAQLQQVEDAVNAEIRRNFALQTELMDIDAAKDKGAMALFGEKYDDEVRVVSIGGYSIELCGGTHVKRAGDIGLFKIVSEGGIAAGVRRIEAVTGADAIAYVNEQEQVLSEIAALVKGDTSSVLEKVSALLEKSKGLEKQVAQLNDKLASAAGATLLDSVTEVNGIKLLVANVAGTESKALRGMVDDLKNKIGSGVIALGVANGDKVSLIAGVTKDLVGQVKAGELVNHMASQVGGKGGGRPDMAQAGGSQPENLDAALNSVPTWLNEVTQ; encoded by the coding sequence ATGCAGCATATGACTACCGCAAAAATCAGGCAAAGCTTCTTAGATTTCTTTGCTAAACAACAGCACCAAGTGGTGCCTTCAAGCTCGTTAATTCCGGGTAATGATGCCACCTTACTGTTCACCAACGCTGGTATGGTGCAGTTTAAAGATGCCTTCTTGGGTGCGGAAAAACGCCCTTATACGCGAGCAACCAGTTCACAGCGTTGTGTTCGTGCTGGTGGTAAACATAATGACCTTGAAAACGTAGGTTATACCGCAAGGCACCATACTTTCTTCGAAATGCTAGGTAACTTTAGCTTCGGTGACTATTTTAAAACTGACGCAATTAAATTTGCTTGGGGCTTCCTTACGGATGTGATCAAGCTGCCAAAAGAAAAGCTACTAGTCACGGTTTACCATGAAGACGACGAAGCATTTGATATCTGGTCAAAACAAGTTGGTGTTCCTGAAGACAGGATCATCCGTATTGCGACGGCGGATAACTTTTGGTCAATGGGCGACACAGGTCCTTGTGGTCCTTGCTCTGAAATCTTTTATGACCACGGCGAGCACATTTGGGGTGGACCTCCGGGCTCACCAGAAGAAGACGGTGATCGCTTCATTGAGATCTGGAACTTAGTATTCATGCAGTACAACCGTCATGCAGACGGCACAATGGAACCGCTGCCAATGCAGTCGGTTGATACTGGCATGGGTCTTGAACGTATCTCCGCAATTATGCAAGGTGTGCACTCAAACTATGAGATTGACCTGTTCCAAGCGCTGATTAAAGCAGCTGCAAAAGTAACAGATGCTCAAGATTTAGAGGATAAATCACTACGTGTGGTTGCTGACCACATTCGTTCGTGTGCGTTCCTTATTGCTGACGGCGTTATGCCATCGAATGAAGGTCGTGGTTACGTGCTACGTCGTATCATTCGTCGTGCAGTGCGTCACGGTAATAAACTCGGTGCAAAAGGGGCATTTTTCTATAAGTTAGTTGCTGCACTCGCTGAGCAAATGGGTGAAGCTTACCCTGAACTGGTTAAGCAACAAGCAATTATCGAAAAAGTATTGCGTATTGAAGAGGATCAGTTTGGTAAAACCCTAGACCGTGGTTTAACTATTCTAGAAGAAAGTCTAGCTGGCATTGAAGGTGACGTTATTCCAGGCGATTTGGTGTTCAAGCTTTATGACACTTACGGTTTCCCTGCGGACTTAACAGCGGATGTGGCGCGTGAGCGTTTTATGACGATCGACGAGCGCGGCTTCCAAGCATGCATGGAAGAGCAGCGTAAAAAAGCGCAAGCGGCTGGCAAGTTTGGTGCAGATTACAATGAGCGCTTGAAGTCTGATAAAAGCACTGACTTTAAAGGCTATGACGCTGAGCACTATACCGGCACTGTGGTTGAAATCTTTAAAGAAGGTCAACACACCAATACTTTAGAAGATGGTGAACAAGGCGTAGTTATCCTTGACCGTACGCCTTTCTACGCTGAGTCAGGCGGCCAAGTTGGTGATACGGGTGTGTTAAAAGTGGCTAACGGCGAGTTTGTGGTTACTGACACGCAAAAGCTAGGTAATGCATTTGCACACCATGGCCATGTGGTTGGCCGCATTGGTGTTAATGATAAAGCCGATGCGCGTATTGATGCTGAGCGTCGCGAGCGAGTGAAGAAAAACCATACTGCAACGCACTTAGTACACAAAGCACTGCGCGATTTGTTGGGTGATCATGTTACTCAAAAAGGTTCATTGGTACTGCCAGATCGTTTGCGTTTTGACTTCTCGCATTTTGAAGGCGTCACTAAAGCACAGCTGCAGCAAGTAGAAGATGCAGTGAACGCAGAGATCCGCCGTAACTTTGCTTTGCAAACCGAGTTGATGGATATCGATGCTGCCAAAGACAAAGGTGCGATGGCGCTCTTTGGTGAAAAATACGATGATGAAGTTCGAGTCGTTTCAATCGGTGGATACTCAATTGAGCTTTGTGGTGGCACACACGTGAAACGCGCAGGTGATATTGGTCTATTCAAGATTGTATCAGAAGGCGGTATCGCAGCTGGTGTTCGTCGTATCGAAGCGGTAACAGGTGCGGATGCCATCGCTTATGTTAATGAGCAAGAGCAAGTGCTTTCTGAAATAGCGGCTTTGGTTAAGGGTGATACCTCATCAGTGCTAGAAAAAGTATCTGCGCTACTTGAAAAGTCAAAGGGCCTTGAAAAGCAAGTTGCTCAACTAAATGACAAACTAGCAAGTGCTGCGGGTGCAACGCTACTTGACTCTGTAACCGAAGTGAATGGGATTAAATTACTCGTTGCAAACGTTGCAGGAACTGAGTCTAAAGCACTGCGTGGCATGGTCGATGATCTGAAGAACAAGATAGGCTCAGGTGTCATTGCGCTAGGTGTAGCAAATGGCGATAAAGTAAGCCTAATCGCTGGCGTAACGAAAGACTTAGTCGGTCAGGTAAAAGCAGGTGAGCTAGTTAATCACATGGCTTCTCAAGTCGGTGGTAAAGGCGGCGGTCGTCCTGATATGGCGCAAGCTGGTGGTTCACAACCAGAAAACCTAGACGCAGCACTAAACAGTGTTCCAACTTGGTTAAATGAAGTAACGCAGTAA
- a CDS encoding regulatory protein RecX, with amino-acid sequence MDEQEVKKLKNYAVWLLSRQEYSESGLTQKLLQKGATAAVAEQLVSWLKSLDYVNDDRYAESFLNRQIAKGLGEKRVLMDAGQKGVSRETLHTLIAEREIDWYMQAAKTYEKKYGLCAQPIEYKEKTKRVRYMSYRGFSFDEIDFAIEAAMTAAEQEEIKGE; translated from the coding sequence ATGGATGAACAAGAAGTTAAAAAGCTAAAAAACTATGCGGTTTGGTTATTGTCGAGACAAGAGTACTCTGAGTCAGGATTGACGCAAAAGCTACTGCAAAAAGGGGCTACAGCGGCAGTCGCAGAGCAATTAGTGTCCTGGCTTAAGTCGCTCGATTACGTTAATGACGACCGCTATGCAGAGAGCTTTTTAAACCGCCAGATTGCAAAAGGACTTGGAGAAAAGCGTGTATTAATGGATGCAGGGCAAAAGGGTGTGAGCCGAGAGACATTGCATACACTAATCGCTGAGCGTGAAATTGATTGGTACATGCAAGCCGCAAAAACCTATGAAAAAAAGTACGGTCTTTGCGCACAACCGATAGAATATAAAGAAAAAACTAAGCGCGTACGTTACATGAGTTATCGTGGCTTTAGTTTTGATGAAATAGATTTTGCAATTGAAGCTGCAATGACTGCAGCAGAGCAAGAAGAAATAAAGGGTGAATGA
- a CDS encoding sensor domain-containing diguanylate cyclase: protein MTKYGLIVRLALVLVVSTFIFSMLYAKLYHDHIFERELRRSNTIIGQIGQTVSSSSSIATYLNDKDLAVEVINGLVSNDVISSAAIKSEEKWLAQSVGFKSQNATIIKLNHPFLLSEIVGEIYIQPNSVFIEQSARDIARSSVQTLLVVIIPILVIFTVVTHFIVTKPLSNLSSQIARVIPGSPLDLVVPKGHESSEIGDIASNTNQLIAKTAYMFEQERQLRADIEILEKRFRLMFERSSSPTLLVKDKGEVILANDAACDLLAGMAIDLDEYFPESFGRYCKTPDILYTFTEHTLELNQPTQSEFEFINPMTEQPVWLSVIMLRVESSGQFYLQVFLSDITLRKTVFQELNKKANRDKLTGLYNRHGTEIKVNEWLDNETPFSLFIIDLDEFKPINDIYGHNAGDAMLKHIATQISTQVREQDVVCRWGGDEFLIALHCAKNEKLQRIAENLLESINTEMIWQTPEGKSLPLRVGASIGIASYPRDAVELSQLIECADVAMYTVKKDKKNAFQFYSLSA, encoded by the coding sequence ATGACTAAATATGGGCTGATCGTGCGACTTGCACTCGTGCTTGTTGTCTCGACTTTTATTTTTTCAATGCTTTACGCTAAGTTATATCACGATCATATTTTTGAGCGTGAACTTCGGCGCTCTAATACTATTATCGGGCAAATTGGCCAAACCGTTTCGTCTTCTTCCTCTATTGCGACTTATCTCAATGACAAAGACCTTGCTGTGGAAGTCATTAATGGCCTCGTCAGTAACGACGTTATCTCTTCTGCCGCAATCAAAAGTGAAGAAAAGTGGCTCGCTCAAAGCGTAGGATTTAAGTCGCAAAATGCCACCATTATTAAACTTAATCATCCGTTTTTATTGAGTGAAATCGTTGGTGAGATCTATATTCAACCAAATTCCGTTTTTATCGAGCAAAGTGCTAGAGATATCGCTCGTTCAAGCGTTCAAACTTTGTTGGTTGTCATCATTCCAATCCTAGTCATCTTCACTGTTGTTACGCATTTCATAGTGACAAAGCCCCTGAGTAACTTAAGTAGTCAAATTGCTAGGGTTATTCCTGGATCTCCTTTGGATTTAGTCGTGCCTAAGGGACATGAATCAAGTGAAATCGGTGATATTGCGAGCAATACCAATCAACTTATCGCTAAAACCGCTTACATGTTCGAGCAAGAGCGCCAACTTAGAGCTGATATCGAAATCCTTGAGAAGCGCTTTAGACTCATGTTTGAGCGCTCATCTTCTCCCACCCTACTGGTAAAAGACAAAGGTGAAGTGATCTTAGCTAATGATGCCGCTTGTGATTTGCTGGCAGGCATGGCAATTGACCTTGATGAATATTTTCCCGAGAGTTTTGGTCGCTACTGCAAAACTCCCGATATTCTCTACACCTTTACGGAGCATACCTTGGAGCTTAACCAGCCAACTCAATCAGAGTTTGAGTTTATTAACCCTATGACCGAACAACCTGTTTGGCTAAGTGTCATCATGCTGAGAGTAGAAAGTAGCGGACAATTCTATTTACAGGTGTTTTTATCAGATATCACGCTGAGAAAAACCGTGTTTCAAGAACTCAATAAAAAGGCTAACCGCGATAAGCTAACAGGCCTCTACAATCGCCATGGTACTGAGATCAAGGTCAACGAGTGGTTAGATAACGAAACTCCGTTTAGCTTATTTATTATTGATTTAGATGAATTTAAACCAATCAATGATATTTATGGCCATAACGCCGGTGACGCTATGTTAAAACATATCGCCACTCAAATTAGTACTCAGGTTAGAGAGCAAGATGTGGTTTGTCGTTGGGGAGGTGATGAGTTTTTAATTGCCTTGCACTGTGCCAAAAATGAAAAGTTGCAGCGCATCGCTGAAAACCTGCTAGAGTCGATAAACACCGAGATGATTTGGCAAACGCCAGAAGGGAAATCACTTCCACTGCGAGTTGGCGCGAGCATAGGTATTGCAAGCTACCCAAGAGACGCGGTTGAGCTAAGCCAATTAATCGAATGTGCCGATGTCGCCATGTACACGGTTAAAAAAGACAAGAAAAACGCCTTTCAATTTTACTCTTTAAGCGCTTAG